The following proteins are encoded in a genomic region of Dokdonia donghaensis DSW-1:
- a CDS encoding alpha/beta fold hydrolase: MLNIVSISSFTTRSGYHCDLEVSYQLAGQVLGAAPVVLVNHALTGNSTITGDKGWWSDLIGKEKAIDTGCYTILSIDIPGNGHASTQRITAYKEFTNYDIARIHGEVLQHLNITSLFAVVGGSLGGQIAWELASQQPKLIKHLIPIATDWKATDWVIAQCHIQDSLLTHSSQPVADARMHAMTFYRTPASFKEKFNRSKRDEQLYNTQSWLNHHGIKLSERFSLSAYRLMNQLLLSADITQGSKDFKALLRDFTGTVHQVAIDTDGLFLADEIYETHLQLQEMGISSTYDELKSIHGHDAFLIEYEQLSSFVKPIFSTQLCHK; this comes from the coding sequence ATGCTTAACATCGTATCCATATCATCTTTTACCACACGTTCTGGTTATCATTGTGACCTCGAAGTGTCATACCAGCTGGCAGGTCAGGTGCTAGGTGCAGCACCTGTAGTACTGGTTAATCACGCGCTCACGGGTAACTCTACCATAACTGGAGACAAAGGCTGGTGGAGTGATTTGATAGGTAAAGAAAAAGCTATAGATACAGGCTGCTACACCATACTATCTATAGATATACCAGGTAATGGCCACGCAAGCACGCAGCGCATTACAGCGTATAAAGAGTTTACTAATTATGACATCGCACGCATACACGGGGAGGTGCTACAGCATCTTAACATAACATCACTTTTTGCCGTTGTAGGTGGTTCCTTAGGAGGGCAGATAGCCTGGGAGCTGGCAAGCCAACAGCCAAAGCTTATAAAACATTTAATACCCATTGCGACAGACTGGAAAGCGACAGACTGGGTGATAGCACAATGTCACATACAAGACAGCCTGCTTACCCATTCTAGCCAGCCCGTAGCAGATGCGCGTATGCACGCAATGACCTTTTATCGCACACCAGCTTCTTTTAAAGAGAAGTTTAATCGTAGTAAGCGCGATGAGCAATTGTATAATACACAAAGCTGGCTTAATCACCACGGCATAAAACTCTCAGAACGGTTTTCGCTATCGGCATATAGGCTTATGAATCAGTTATTGCTTAGTGCAGATATTACACAAGGAAGCAAAGATTTTAAAGCGTTACTACGTGACTTTACCGGTACCGTGCATCAAGTAGCCATAGATACAGACGGACTTTTTCTGGCAGATGAGATATATGAGACCCACTTACAATTACAAGAGATGGGTATCTCATCTACCTATGATGAGCTAAAATCCATACACGGTCACGATGCCTTTTTAATAGAATATGAGCAGTTATCAAGCTTTGTAAAACCCATTTTTTCAACACAATTATGTCACAAATAA
- a CDS encoding O-acetylhomoserine aminocarboxypropyltransferase/cysteine synthase family protein yields the protein MSTQKLATKALHAGHDYAANGGTRAVPIYQSTAYVFNDADHAANLFNLSEPGFIYTRLNNPTNDVLEKRLTEIEGGLAAVVTASGTAAINTTLLTLLKQGDHVVASSSLYGGTYNLLSVTLPRFGITTTFVDPSDPENFKNAAQENTRAFFVESLGNPKLDVLDLKGISAFAKAHKVPFIVDNTVATPALLNPIEHGADIVIHSLTKYINGNGTALGGVIIDAGKFDWSNGKFPEFTEPSAGYHGLVYHDALAEAAFIAKVRIEGLRDHGAALSPFNAFQILQGLETLEIRLQKHSQNALALAQWLETRDEVAWVNYPGLESSKYNDLAKQYLPKGQSGIVTFGIKGGFESAKTIANETKLFSLLANIGDSKSLIIHPASTTHQQLSDQEQEATGVTKDLVRLSVGLENIEDLKEDLVAAFARVDKTVLV from the coding sequence ATGAGTACACAAAAATTAGCAACCAAAGCGTTGCACGCAGGACACGATTATGCAGCAAACGGAGGAACAAGAGCCGTGCCTATTTACCAGAGCACTGCCTACGTTTTTAATGATGCAGACCACGCAGCAAACCTTTTTAACCTCTCTGAACCAGGCTTTATCTACACACGCCTTAATAACCCTACAAATGATGTGCTAGAGAAGCGCCTCACAGAGATAGAAGGAGGGCTGGCAGCTGTAGTAACCGCATCTGGTACTGCGGCAATTAACACCACGCTACTTACACTCTTAAAGCAAGGGGACCACGTAGTAGCTTCAAGTAGTCTCTATGGAGGAACGTATAATTTACTAAGTGTGACACTTCCTCGTTTTGGGATTACAACCACTTTTGTAGATCCTTCAGATCCAGAAAACTTTAAAAATGCAGCACAAGAAAATACCCGTGCCTTCTTTGTGGAGTCACTAGGTAACCCTAAGCTGGATGTATTAGATTTAAAAGGTATTTCCGCTTTCGCGAAAGCGCACAAAGTCCCTTTCATTGTAGATAACACGGTGGCAACTCCAGCGCTTCTTAACCCAATCGAGCACGGGGCAGATATCGTGATTCACTCTCTTACAAAATATATAAACGGTAATGGTACCGCACTAGGTGGAGTGATCATAGATGCAGGAAAATTTGACTGGAGTAATGGTAAATTTCCTGAGTTTACAGAGCCATCTGCAGGTTACCACGGCTTAGTATACCACGATGCACTAGCAGAGGCAGCGTTTATTGCAAAGGTGCGCATAGAAGGATTGAGAGATCACGGTGCGGCATTAAGTCCATTTAATGCATTCCAAATATTACAAGGGCTAGAAACACTAGAAATTAGATTGCAAAAGCACTCGCAAAATGCACTTGCACTTGCACAGTGGCTAGAAACTCGTGATGAGGTGGCGTGGGTAAATTATCCAGGTCTTGAGTCAAGTAAGTATAATGATCTTGCAAAGCAATACTTGCCTAAGGGACAGAGTGGGATTGTCACCTTTGGTATAAAAGGTGGTTTTGAAAGTGCAAAAACTATTGCAAACGAGACTAAGCTTTTCTCACTACTCGCAAATATAGGTGATAGTAAATCACTCATTATACACCCAGCGAGCACCACACACCAGCAACTCTCAGACCAAGAGCAAGAGGCAACTGGAGTGACTAAAGATCTCGTACGTCTTTCTGTAGGTCTAGAGAATATAGAAGATCTTAAAGAAGATCTCGTAGCGGCTTTTGCGCGCGTAGATAAAACTGTTTTAGTGTAA